A portion of the Pedobacter cryoconitis genome contains these proteins:
- a CDS encoding Maf family protein, translated as MYKQTTPLILASKSPRRQELMQLMGLDFKVLLKDVDESYPEHLSPDAIACYISEKKAMAFVEERLTSLVITADTIVAYNGEILGKPADALHAKVMLEKLSGTSHQVYTGVSLAYKDKLKTFFDQTEVRFRTLSTAEIEHYIHHYNPLDKAGSYGIQDWLGFIAVERIEGSYTNVMGLPTEKLYLELSNF; from the coding sequence ATGTACAAGCAAACGACTCCCCTTATTCTGGCCTCCAAATCACCCCGCAGACAAGAACTGATGCAATTAATGGGGCTTGATTTTAAGGTGTTATTAAAAGATGTAGACGAGAGTTACCCTGAACACCTGTCTCCTGATGCAATTGCTTGTTACATCTCGGAGAAGAAAGCGATGGCATTTGTTGAAGAACGTTTAACAAGCCTGGTCATTACTGCTGATACTATCGTTGCTTATAATGGTGAGATTTTAGGTAAACCAGCAGATGCATTACATGCTAAAGTTATGCTTGAAAAACTATCAGGTACCAGTCATCAGGTTTATACAGGAGTAAGCCTGGCTTATAAAGACAAGCTTAAAACCTTTTTTGATCAAACAGAAGTGCGTTTCAGAACCCTCAGCACAGCAGAAATAGAACATTATATCCATCACTATAATCCACTGGATAAAGCGGGCTCTTATGGCATACAAGACTGGCTGGGCTTTATCGCAGTAGAACGTATTGAAGGCTCTTATACCAATGTAATGGGGCTGCCAACAGAGAAGCTTTACTTAGAACTTTCAAACTTCTGA
- a CDS encoding exopolyphosphatase, with translation MKAAVIDLGTNTFHLIIADLTPLGVEVIYKTNLPVQLGQGRINENLIIPEAFERGIEALKGFKKEIDAQQVTIVRAIATSAVRSAGNGKDFVIAALRIAGIAIEVISGEDEAAYIFNGVKATGVISQQSLIMDIGGGSTEFIICNQDGPLWKKSYNIGAARLLQAYFHSDPMSNEEQSAIQKHLDQKLADLLAACQKYQPQILVGSAGAFETFAAMLLEGIDLKTISSASFDIEQYRSLAERLIASAHAERVLMPNLIPLRVDMIVIAAILTNYILDKTGLKAISLSTYDLKMGVLYRIWSDQKFESSK, from the coding sequence ATGAAAGCAGCGGTTATTGATTTAGGAACGAATACTTTTCACTTGATTATTGCTGATCTTACGCCATTAGGTGTGGAGGTCATTTATAAAACTAATTTACCTGTCCAATTAGGCCAGGGCAGGATCAATGAGAACTTGATTATTCCTGAAGCTTTTGAACGCGGAATAGAGGCGCTAAAGGGCTTTAAAAAAGAAATAGATGCGCAACAGGTTACTATTGTTCGTGCCATTGCAACGTCCGCAGTACGCAGTGCTGGAAATGGAAAAGATTTTGTTATTGCCGCCCTTAGAATAGCCGGAATAGCTATTGAAGTGATTAGTGGGGAGGATGAGGCTGCTTATATCTTTAATGGCGTCAAGGCAACAGGTGTGATCAGCCAGCAATCGCTGATTATGGACATTGGCGGGGGAAGTACTGAGTTTATAATTTGTAATCAGGATGGTCCGCTGTGGAAGAAAAGTTATAATATAGGTGCTGCAAGATTATTACAGGCTTATTTTCATTCTGATCCGATGAGCAATGAAGAACAGTCTGCGATACAAAAGCATCTTGATCAGAAGTTGGCAGATCTGCTGGCTGCCTGTCAAAAGTATCAGCCACAGATTTTGGTTGGTTCTGCTGGTGCATTTGAGACTTTCGCAGCGATGTTACTGGAAGGTATTGACCTGAAAACAATAAGTTCAGCTTCTTTTGATATTGAACAGTACCGGAGCCTTGCTGAAAGGCTGATTGCTTCTGCACATGCAGAAAGGGTTTTGATGCCAAACCTGATTCCGCTCAGAGTGGATATGATTGTCATCGCCGCCATCCTGACCAATTATATACTGGACAAAACAGGATTAAAAGCAATCAGCTTATCTACTTATGATTTAAAGATGGGTGTATTATACCGGATCTGGTCAGATCAGAAGTTTGAAAGTTCTAAGTAA
- a CDS encoding ABC transporter permease, which translates to MNKILLIIQREYLSRVRKKSFIVMTLLTPIIVAGFYGMIIYFSIQGASSANNRIAVVNDNKTLTEKVASTKNTTYVYVHKSLAQMKAGLKDEDYDYILYLPEFSLDHPAGIQLLGTKQAGFSMNSKVVDDVENTIRIQKLKESGIAQEDLDKLKATVNIDNKKINQAGQEEDSSAGATTVIGYASGILMFTFILIYGIQVMRGVIEEKTSRIIEVMISSVKPFQLMMGKIIGIALVGLTQFVLWILLTVTISTVAVKTFTGNKGLQQSTVSAVQSKTGTSIGKQVADDGPVAYIQKSMANLDLTKILLVFIFFFIGGYLFYSSLYAAIGSAVDSETETQQFVMPIMMPLTLSYALSLSVVVNDPYGPLAFWLSMIPFTSPIAMMVRLPYGVPDWQLALSMGLLIVGFIGTVWVASKIYRVGILMYGKKTSLKEMFKWFSYKN; encoded by the coding sequence ATGAACAAGATTTTACTCATTATACAAAGAGAATACCTAAGCCGGGTCAGAAAGAAATCATTTATTGTCATGACGTTGTTAACACCAATCATTGTCGCAGGTTTTTATGGGATGATCATTTACTTCTCCATACAAGGGGCTAGTTCGGCCAATAACAGGATTGCGGTAGTGAATGATAATAAAACACTAACTGAAAAGGTTGCTTCTACTAAAAATACGACTTACGTTTATGTCCATAAATCATTGGCGCAAATGAAAGCTGGTCTTAAGGACGAAGATTATGACTACATTCTTTACCTGCCTGAGTTTAGCCTGGACCATCCTGCAGGAATACAACTTTTAGGAACTAAACAGGCCGGCTTTTCCATGAATTCGAAAGTAGTTGACGATGTGGAGAATACTATCAGAATTCAAAAACTTAAGGAAAGTGGTATTGCACAAGAAGACCTTGATAAATTAAAAGCTACTGTCAATATTGATAACAAGAAGATTAATCAGGCAGGACAGGAAGAGGATTCGAGTGCTGGTGCAACAACGGTTATTGGCTATGCATCCGGTATCCTGATGTTTACTTTTATTCTGATTTATGGTATTCAGGTGATGCGTGGCGTAATTGAAGAGAAAACAAGCAGGATTATTGAAGTGATGATTTCTTCTGTCAAACCTTTTCAGCTGATGATGGGAAAAATCATCGGTATTGCTTTGGTAGGATTGACGCAGTTTGTTCTTTGGATCTTATTGACAGTCACGATTTCAACTGTAGCGGTTAAAACGTTTACAGGCAATAAAGGATTGCAGCAAAGTACTGTTTCTGCTGTACAATCAAAGACAGGAACTTCCATCGGAAAACAGGTAGCTGACGATGGTCCGGTTGCTTATATTCAAAAAAGTATGGCTAATCTTGATCTGACAAAAATCCTGCTGGTCTTTATATTCTTTTTTATTGGCGGCTATTTATTCTATAGTTCTCTATATGCGGCAATTGGTTCAGCTGTGGATAGTGAAACGGAGACACAGCAATTTGTGATGCCGATTATGATGCCGCTTACTTTGAGTTATGCCCTATCTTTAAGTGTTGTGGTGAATGATCCTTATGGGCCGCTTGCTTTCTGGTTATCGATGATACCCTTTACTTCTCCGATTGCGATGATGGTCAGGTTACCTTATGGTGTGCCCGACTGGCAGCTGGCTTTGTCTATGGGATTATTGATAGTGGGATTTATAGGGACAGTGTGGGTAGCTTCAAAAATATACAGAGTAGGTATATTAATGTATGGCAAAAAAACCAGTTTGAAGGAAATGTTCAAGTGGTTCAGTTATAAGAATTAA
- a CDS encoding ABC transporter ATP-binding protein, which translates to MLNVNNIVKQYATHLALDDVSLKVEQGKIFGLLGPNGAGKTSLIRIITQITAPDSGEVIFNGERLNSSHIARIGYLPEERGLYKKMEIGEQVLYLAKLKGMRTSEATKKVRYWFEKLEMGSWWNKKVEDLSKGMQQKVQFVATVLHEPELIILDEPFSGFDPVNADIIKNEILELNKKGATFIFSTHRMESVEELCDSIALIHRSKKILDGSVSDIKEQYRNNTYWVEYDGEYPAEQATGLFEILHKETLPGKTRIKVQISTGKTANQLLSALLPVVNIHRLDEVIPTMNDIFIDQVKLKD; encoded by the coding sequence ATGCTTAACGTAAATAATATTGTTAAACAATATGCTACGCATCTTGCACTGGACGATGTAAGTCTGAAGGTAGAGCAGGGAAAGATATTCGGATTACTAGGCCCAAATGGTGCAGGCAAAACATCACTCATCAGAATTATTACGCAGATTACTGCACCAGATAGCGGTGAAGTAATCTTTAATGGCGAACGTCTGAATTCTTCTCACATTGCAAGAATAGGATATCTCCCGGAAGAGCGTGGTTTATACAAAAAAATGGAAATTGGTGAGCAGGTGCTGTACCTGGCCAAGCTCAAAGGTATGCGTACATCTGAAGCTACTAAAAAAGTCAGGTACTGGTTTGAAAAACTGGAAATGGGAAGCTGGTGGAATAAAAAGGTAGAAGACCTGAGTAAGGGGATGCAGCAAAAGGTACAATTTGTAGCTACTGTATTACATGAACCTGAACTGATTATTCTGGATGAACCTTTTTCTGGCTTTGATCCTGTCAATGCAGACATCATCAAGAATGAAATCCTGGAATTGAACAAGAAAGGTGCAACTTTTATTTTTTCTACGCACCGGATGGAATCTGTAGAAGAGTTATGTGATAGCATTGCATTGATTCACCGTTCTAAAAAAATACTGGATGGTTCAGTATCGGATATTAAGGAACAATACAGGAATAATACCTACTGGGTAGAGTATGATGGGGAGTATCCTGCTGAACAGGCAACTGGTCTGTTTGAAATACTGCATAAAGAGACACTGCCGGGTAAAACAAGGATTAAGGTTCAGATCAGCACAGGTAAGACTGCCAACCAGCTTTTATCAGCCTTGCTGCCTGTCGTAAATATTCATCGCTTAGATGAAGTAATCCCTACAATGAACGACATTTTTATTGACCAGGTAAAACTAAAAGATTAA
- a CDS encoding DUF72 domain-containing protein — translation MDGIAIADWRIGCSGFYYKEWREVFYPSSLPQKDWFSYYCQHFNTIEINSSFYKQPSLKSFNTWYETSPADFLFTIKAPRTITHYNKFNEVEGLVIDFYEVISSGLRDKTGCVLFQTPPSFTYTEERLALLLKNLNPLFKNVVEFRHISWWNNTVMEEFKKHHLTFSGLSYPSALPDGVVLFNDPVYYRFHGKPVLYKSLYTGQEIIAFAKSIMQGPQQVFVYFNNTWGTSALTNAKQLIALTNTAR, via the coding sequence ATGGATGGAATAGCAATAGCAGATTGGAGAATTGGCTGCTCCGGATTTTATTATAAAGAATGGAGAGAGGTATTCTACCCTTCCAGTCTTCCTCAAAAGGACTGGTTTAGCTATTATTGCCAGCATTTTAATACGATAGAGATTAATTCTTCCTTTTACAAACAGCCTTCTTTAAAAAGCTTTAATACCTGGTATGAGACCAGTCCGGCTGATTTCCTTTTTACGATTAAAGCGCCCCGTACAATTACACATTATAATAAATTTAATGAGGTGGAAGGCTTGGTTATTGATTTTTATGAGGTAATTTCTTCTGGCTTGCGGGATAAAACAGGCTGCGTATTATTTCAAACGCCTCCTTCTTTCACTTATACCGAAGAGAGATTAGCCTTATTGTTAAAAAATTTAAATCCTTTGTTTAAGAACGTAGTTGAATTCAGGCATATTAGCTGGTGGAATAATACGGTGATGGAAGAGTTTAAAAAACATCACCTGACTTTCAGCGGATTAAGTTATCCTTCTGCTTTACCAGATGGAGTGGTTCTATTTAATGATCCTGTTTATTACCGCTTCCATGGCAAGCCGGTCCTCTATAAATCACTGTATACCGGACAGGAAATAATTGCTTTTGCTAAATCTATAATGCAGGGACCTCAGCAAGTATTCGTATATTTCAACAATACCTGGGGCACATCGGCATTGACCAATGCAAAACAATTAATTGCATTAACAAATACAGCTCGCTAA
- the dnaJ gene encoding molecular chaperone DnaJ: protein MSKRDYYDILGVSKGSSPEEIKKAYRKLAIKFHPDKNPDDHTAEDKFKEAAEAYEILSNPEKKQRYDHYGHAGVGGASGGGGGYGGGGMNMEDIFSQFGDIFGGGGGGGSPFDSFFGGQQQRSSGRRVAKGSNLRIKVKLTLEEIAHGAEKKIKVNKQIVCKTCDGSGAKDKSSISTCKTCGGSGSVRRVTNTILGQMQTTATCPTCNGAGSQITSKCTSCHGEGTVRGEETITINIPAGVSDGMQLSMSGKGNAAPNGGVPGDLIILIEEIPHETLKREGNNIVYDLHLSIIDAALGYSAEVPTIDGKAKIKIEPGTQSGKLLRLKAKGIPEVNSYHRGDQIIHVNIWTPKALSSEERNMLEKLRESPNFKPQPGKNDKSFFEKMKEYFE, encoded by the coding sequence ATGAGTAAGAGAGATTATTACGATATCCTTGGTGTAAGCAAAGGTTCTTCTCCGGAAGAGATCAAGAAAGCTTATAGAAAGCTGGCTATAAAGTTCCATCCGGACAAAAATCCTGATGACCATACTGCTGAGGATAAATTTAAGGAAGCTGCTGAGGCTTACGAGATATTAAGCAACCCGGAGAAGAAACAACGCTATGACCATTATGGCCATGCAGGTGTTGGCGGAGCTTCTGGTGGCGGTGGTGGCTATGGCGGCGGCGGCATGAACATGGAAGATATATTCAGCCAGTTTGGCGATATCTTTGGTGGCGGCGGTGGCGGTGGCAGTCCTTTCGATAGCTTTTTCGGCGGACAGCAACAACGCAGCAGCGGCAGACGCGTAGCTAAAGGCTCTAACCTTCGTATTAAAGTCAAACTTACCCTTGAAGAAATAGCGCATGGCGCAGAGAAAAAAATAAAGGTTAATAAACAGATTGTTTGTAAAACCTGTGATGGTTCTGGAGCGAAGGACAAATCATCTATCAGCACTTGTAAAACTTGTGGTGGCAGTGGTTCTGTTCGCAGAGTAACCAATACTATTTTAGGCCAGATGCAAACTACTGCTACCTGCCCGACTTGTAATGGTGCCGGCTCACAAATCACTTCTAAATGTACCTCATGTCATGGTGAAGGAACAGTTCGTGGTGAGGAAACAATTACAATCAATATCCCTGCAGGGGTGAGTGACGGTATGCAATTGAGCATGAGCGGAAAAGGTAATGCAGCCCCTAATGGTGGTGTTCCCGGTGATCTGATCATTCTGATTGAAGAAATCCCTCATGAAACCTTGAAACGTGAAGGAAACAATATCGTTTATGATTTACACTTAAGTATCATTGATGCTGCTTTAGGCTATAGTGCCGAAGTACCCACAATTGATGGTAAAGCTAAAATCAAAATCGAGCCCGGTACACAAAGCGGAAAGTTATTGCGCCTGAAAGCTAAAGGTATTCCTGAAGTAAATTCTTATCACCGTGGTGATCAGATTATTCACGTAAATATCTGGACGCCCAAAGCCCTGAGCAGTGAAGAACGGAATATGCTTGAGAAACTACGTGAATCTCCGAATTTCAAACCTCAGCCAGGTAAAAATGACAAGAGCTTCTTTGAAAAAATGAAAGAGTATTTCGAGTAA
- a CDS encoding nucleotide exchange factor GrpE, which translates to MFSKKKTNDTENPITENTAEEQLNKELTDDANADTITEPVEEISAEEQLKLDNAALNDKYLRLFAEFDNFKRRTQKERVELLQTAGKDVIISMLPVLDDFDRANKATENATDVTAIREGIQLVHTKLKSILNQKGLKEMECANTVFDTDLHEAITKVPAPTEELKGKVIDELEKGYTLNDKVIRFAKVVVGS; encoded by the coding sequence ATGTTTAGCAAGAAGAAAACAAACGATACAGAAAATCCTATTACGGAAAATACTGCTGAAGAGCAGTTAAACAAAGAACTTACAGATGACGCGAATGCGGATACTATCACTGAACCTGTAGAGGAAATCTCTGCTGAAGAGCAATTAAAACTTGATAATGCAGCGTTGAATGATAAATATCTTCGCCTTTTTGCTGAGTTTGATAATTTTAAAAGACGTACACAAAAAGAACGTGTTGAGCTTTTACAGACTGCTGGTAAGGATGTAATTATTTCTATGCTTCCTGTACTGGACGATTTTGACCGTGCAAATAAAGCAACTGAAAACGCTACTGATGTGACTGCAATCCGTGAAGGGATTCAATTGGTACATACTAAACTGAAAAGCATTCTGAATCAGAAAGGCTTAAAGGAAATGGAATGTGCAAATACTGTTTTTGACACAGACCTTCATGAAGCAATCACTAAAGTCCCTGCCCCAACTGAAGAGTTGAAAGGAAAAGTTATAGATGAATTAGAAAAAGGATACACTTTAAATGACAAAGTTATACGCTTTGCAAAAGTAGTTGTAGGTAGTTAA
- a CDS encoding cell division ATP-binding protein FtsE, giving the protein MAGNAVINLKNVDVFQQKHLVLSDVNLNIDKGEFVFLIGQTGSGKSSLLKIIYGELHIGNGEGEIAGFDLKKLAERDVPYLRRKLGIVFQDFQLLTDRTIEKNLDFVLKATGWKDKKLIEERIKDVLEKVGLRSKIRKMPHELSGGEQQRVVIARSLLNNPDIILADEPTGNLDPETSEEIVLLLKQISQSGTAVLMATHDYHIIRTLPSRIIKCEAGIVHDDATIN; this is encoded by the coding sequence ATGGCAGGAAACGCAGTTATAAATTTAAAAAATGTAGATGTATTTCAACAAAAACACCTGGTACTCTCTGATGTTAATCTTAACATAGATAAAGGTGAATTTGTATTTCTGATCGGACAGACAGGATCTGGAAAGAGCAGTTTATTGAAAATCATTTACGGTGAACTTCATATCGGTAATGGTGAGGGGGAAATTGCAGGCTTCGACCTTAAAAAACTGGCCGAGCGGGATGTGCCTTATCTGCGCAGAAAGTTAGGGATCGTATTCCAGGATTTCCAGTTGTTAACAGACCGTACAATTGAAAAGAATCTTGATTTTGTATTGAAAGCAACTGGCTGGAAAGACAAAAAGCTAATTGAAGAACGGATTAAAGATGTACTGGAAAAGGTGGGACTGCGTTCAAAAATCAGAAAAATGCCACATGAGCTTTCTGGTGGTGAGCAGCAACGTGTGGTAATCGCGCGTTCACTATTAAATAATCCGGATATTATCCTCGCGGATGAGCCTACAGGAAATTTAGATCCTGAAACGTCCGAAGAAATCGTATTGTTGCTGAAACAAATCAGCCAGAGCGGTACTGCTGTATTAATGGCTACGCATGATTATCATATCATCCGTACCCTGCCATCACGTATTATTAAGTGTGAAGCAGGTATCGTCCATGATGATGCAACAATCAACTAG
- a CDS encoding fructose-6-phosphate aldolase, whose protein sequence is MYVIKVKGIAKIPDYVQLRDDKFTLLAYFRVDRPDKSLEKLGLGDKLPYIMDMVKDLPFGQIAKLDI, encoded by the coding sequence ATGTATGTAATCAAAGTAAAAGGTATTGCCAAAATCCCGGATTATGTCCAGCTAAGAGATGATAAATTCACCTTACTGGCTTATTTCAGGGTAGACCGGCCTGATAAATCTCTGGAAAAATTAGGTCTGGGTGACAAGTTGCCTTATATTATGGATATGGTAAAAGATTTACCATTTGGTCAGATTGCAAAATTAGATATTTAA
- a CDS encoding acyl-CoA reductase, whose amino-acid sequence MSILTAEKLIIAFHKLSDFLNHPGDEFSNTIDSAPNHNAWFTVAEVRRSLASFQEMLNLPALEKWFEQITVSQHPKKVGLILAGNIPLVGFHDILSVLATGNIAIIKLSSADSQLLPALLKQLIEFEPLLADRIIYAERLKDFDAIIATGSNNTSRYFDYYFGKVPNIIRKNRNSVAVLDGKESITEIGQLGHDIFDYFGLGCRNVSKIYVPEGYELKNFFEPLEQYQDIINHFKYNNNYDYNKSIYLVNTVQHFDNGFLLLKEDEGLSSPLAVLYFEHYKNLAELNEKLKGMQDNIQCVVTHTALKLDVDSVTFGQSQHPQLWDYADNVNTINFLNKL is encoded by the coding sequence ATGTCAATCCTTACCGCTGAAAAGTTAATTATTGCATTCCATAAACTAAGTGATTTCTTAAATCACCCGGGTGATGAATTTAGTAATACAATCGATTCAGCACCTAATCATAATGCCTGGTTTACTGTGGCTGAAGTGCGGAGATCTTTAGCTTCTTTTCAGGAAATGCTTAATCTGCCTGCTTTGGAAAAATGGTTTGAACAAATCACAGTCAGCCAGCATCCAAAAAAAGTAGGCCTGATCCTGGCAGGAAATATTCCCCTGGTAGGTTTTCATGATATTTTGTCTGTCCTGGCTACAGGAAACATAGCCATTATCAAACTTTCTTCTGCTGACAGCCAGTTATTACCAGCTTTATTGAAACAGCTTATTGAGTTTGAACCATTATTAGCTGACAGAATCATTTATGCAGAAAGATTGAAAGATTTCGATGCGATCATTGCAACAGGAAGCAACAATACTTCCAGATACTTTGATTACTATTTTGGTAAAGTGCCCAATATCATCAGAAAAAACAGGAATAGTGTTGCAGTATTAGATGGTAAAGAAAGTATAACTGAGATCGGGCAGTTAGGTCATGATATCTTTGATTATTTTGGACTGGGTTGCAGAAATGTTTCTAAAATCTATGTTCCTGAAGGTTATGAGCTTAAAAACTTCTTTGAGCCGCTGGAGCAGTATCAGGATATTATCAATCATTTCAAGTACAATAATAACTACGATTATAATAAATCTATTTACCTGGTCAATACAGTTCAGCATTTTGACAATGGCTTTTTGTTATTGAAAGAAGATGAAGGGCTATCCTCTCCTCTTGCTGTTTTATATTTTGAACATTATAAAAACCTGGCTGAATTAAATGAGAAACTGAAAGGAATGCAGGATAATATCCAGTGTGTGGTCACTCATACGGCTTTAAAACTGGATGTGGATTCGGTAACTTTTGGCCAAAGTCAGCATCCTCAGTTATGGGATTATGCGGATAACGTGAATACAATTAACTTCCTGAATAAGTTATAA
- a CDS encoding 4Fe-4S dicluster domain-containing protein, with product MAIKITDECINCGACEPECPNNAIYDAGTAWRFSDGTNLNGIIDFGDQEVDAGAAQEAVSDEVYYIVSDKCTECKGFHDEPQCAAVCPVDCCVDDEDIRETEEELLKKKAWLHQEN from the coding sequence ATGGCTATTAAAATAACAGACGAATGTATTAATTGCGGAGCATGTGAGCCTGAATGCCCAAATAATGCAATTTATGACGCAGGTACAGCCTGGAGGTTTTCTGATGGAACCAACTTAAATGGTATCATTGATTTTGGCGATCAGGAAGTAGATGCTGGTGCGGCTCAGGAAGCAGTTTCTGATGAAGTATATTATATCGTTTCAGATAAATGTACAGAATGTAAAGGGTTTCATGATGAACCTCAGTGTGCGGCAGTGTGCCCGGTAGATTGTTGTGTGGATGATGAAGATATCCGTGAAACAGAAGAAGAATTATTAAAGAAAAAAGCCTGGTTACACCAGGAGAACTAG
- a CDS encoding universal stress protein, producing MNFQKILIAVDNSTCSEKAAKTGYELAKTFNAEVALVNIIEPMPATINQDLTLAPVFLESYDNSEENSHQLLKEIEDTYGNGIKTTYLSVVDTAAHGIIKQSDEWGSDLIVIGTYGRTGLYHFLMGSVAEHVARKSACPVLIIPNKAEV from the coding sequence ATGAACTTCCAAAAGATATTAATTGCAGTAGATAACAGTACCTGCTCAGAAAAGGCAGCGAAAACAGGCTACGAACTGGCTAAGACCTTTAATGCAGAAGTTGCCTTAGTCAATATCATTGAGCCGATGCCGGCAACAATCAATCAGGACCTTACCCTGGCGCCGGTTTTCCTGGAAAGCTACGATAACAGTGAAGAAAACAGCCATCAGCTGCTTAAAGAAATAGAAGATACTTATGGTAACGGTATTAAAACTACGTATTTAAGCGTAGTAGATACTGCAGCTCATGGAATTATTAAGCAATCTGATGAATGGGGATCCGATCTGATTGTGATCGGAACTTACGGCAGAACGGGATTATATCACTTTTTAATGGGAAGTGTGGCTGAACATGTGGCCAGGAAATCTGCCTGCCCGGTATTGATTATTCCAAATAAAGCAGAAGTATAA
- a CDS encoding C40 family peptidase, giving the protein MEQIFAICRVAVAPIRASSADQAEITTQLLFGDQVEVLEKAEPWWRIRNAYDGYEGWIDFKQLGTLTQTEYEACKQRTALVPAAVSNQVIAADGSTYYLAASGNLPAYSNGYCKLGKEEFQVLFEPHDISAQTTGLKLVDSALFYLNAPYLWGGRTLFGIDCSGYVQAVFALYGIALHRDASQQAAQGEVVNFLPEAQTGDLAFFDNADGKIIHVGIMLNANQIIHASGKVRIDAIDDQGIYNPELGRYSHKLRIIKRFINPTPTP; this is encoded by the coding sequence ATGGAACAGATATTCGCAATTTGCAGGGTAGCGGTAGCACCAATCAGGGCATCATCGGCTGATCAGGCCGAAATAACGACACAATTATTATTTGGAGATCAGGTGGAGGTATTGGAAAAAGCTGAACCCTGGTGGCGGATCCGTAATGCCTATGACGGTTACGAAGGCTGGATAGATTTTAAACAGCTCGGGACACTTACTCAAACCGAATACGAAGCCTGTAAGCAACGTACTGCATTAGTGCCGGCAGCAGTCAGTAATCAGGTTATTGCAGCCGATGGAAGTACGTATTACTTAGCTGCATCGGGTAATCTGCCAGCTTATAGCAATGGATACTGCAAATTGGGTAAAGAAGAATTCCAGGTCTTATTTGAGCCTCATGATATTTCAGCACAAACTACTGGCTTAAAACTTGTTGATTCGGCCTTGTTTTATCTGAATGCACCTTATTTATGGGGGGGGCGCACACTATTCGGTATTGATTGTTCTGGATACGTACAGGCTGTTTTTGCGCTATATGGCATTGCCCTTCACAGAGATGCCTCTCAACAGGCAGCACAAGGAGAAGTTGTTAACTTTTTACCAGAAGCCCAAACCGGAGACCTTGCCTTTTTTGACAATGCAGACGGCAAAATCATACACGTAGGCATTATGCTAAATGCAAATCAGATTATTCATGCTTCAGGAAAAGTAAGAATTGACGCTATTGATGATCAGGGGATTTATAATCCTGAACTTGGACGTTATAGCCACAAACTCAGGATTATTAAAAGATTTATAAATCCCACTCCCACACCATAA